A single Saccharomyces paradoxus chromosome II, complete sequence DNA region contains:
- the SEC18 gene encoding AAA family ATPase SEC18 (AAA ATPase and SNARE disassembly chaperone~similar to YBR080C), with translation MFKIPGFGKAAANHTPPDMTNVDTRTHHLKVSNCPNNSYALANVAAVSPNDFPNNIYIIIDNLFVFTTRHSNDIPPGTIGFNGNQRTWGGWSLNQDVQAKAFDLFKYSSKQSYLGSIDIDISFRARGKAVSTVFDQDELAKQFVRCYESQIFSPTQYLIMEFQGHFFDLKVRNVQAIDLGDIEPTSAVATGIETKGILTKQTQINFFKGRDGLVNLKSSNSLRPRSNAVIRPDFKFEDLGVGGLDKEFTKIFRRAFASRIFPPSVIEKLGISHVKGLLLYGPPGTGKTLIARKIGTMLNAKEPKIVNGPEILSKYVGSSEENIRNLFKDAEAEYRAKGEESSLHIIIFDELDSVFKQRGSRGDGTGVGDNVVNQLLAKMDGVDQLNNILVIGMTNRKDLIDSALLRPGRFEVQVEIHLPDEKGRLQIFDIQTKKMRENNMMSDDVNLAELAALTKNFSGAEIEGLVKSASSFAINKTVNIGKGATKLNTKDIAKLKVTREDFLNALNDVTPAFGISEEDLKTCVEGGMMLYSERVNSILKNGARYVRQVRESDKSRLVSLLIHGPAGSGKTALAAEIALKSGFPFIRLISPNELSGMSESAKIAYIDNTFRDAYKSPLNILVIDSLETLVDWVPIGPRFSNNILQMLKVALKRKPPQDRRLLIMTTTSAYSVLQQMDILSCFDNEIAVPNMTNLDELNNVMIESKFLDDAGRVRVINELSRSCPNFNVGIKKTLTNIETARHDEDPVNELVELMTQSA, from the coding sequence ATGTTTAAGATACCTGGTTTTGGAAAGGCTGCTGCAAATCATACTCCACCAGATATGACAAACGTGGATACCCGTACACACCATTTAAAGGTGTCAAACTGCCCAAATAACTCCTATGCACTGGCAAACGTAGCTGCTGTCTCACCAAATGACTTCCCCAATAAcatttatattattatcgacaatttgtttgttttcacAACCAGACACTCCAACGACATTCCGCCGGGAACCATTGGGTTCAACGGTAACCAGCGTACCTGGGGTGGTTGGTCCCTAAATCAGGACGTTCAAGCAAAGGCATTTGATTTGTTCAAGTACTCCAGTAAGCAGTCGTATCTCGGTTCAATAGATATAGATATCTCATTTAGAGCCAGAGGTAAGGCGGTCAGCACAGTATTCGATCAGGATGAGTTAGCCAAACAATTCGTTCGCTGTTACGAATCCCAAATATTTTCTCCAACTCAATACCTTATCATGGAATTTCAAGGTCATTTCTTTGACTTGAAGGTTAGAAATGTCCAAGCAATCGATTTGGGTGATATTGAACCAACATCCGCTGTTGCAACCGGGATAGAAACGAAGGGAATTTTGACGAAACAAACACAAATCAACTTTTTTAAAGGAAGAGATGGTTTAGTTAATTTGAAATCATCGAACTCATTAAGACCAAGGTCAAATGCTGTTATTAGGCCGGATTTCAAGTTTGAAGATTTGGGTGTCGGTGGTTTGGATAAAGAATTTactaaaatttttagaagAGCTTTTGCAAGTCGAATTTTTCCGCCTTCAGTTATAGAAAAGCTGGGTATCTCTCATGTTAAAGGTTTGTTATTATACGGTCCTCCGGGTACTGGTAAGACCTTAATTGCAAGAAAGATTGGTACAATGCTGAATGCCAAAGAGCCCAAAATCGTGAACGGTCCTGAAATTTTGAGTAAGTACGTTGGTTCTTCAGAGGAAAATATTCGTAATTTGTTCAAGGATGCTGAAGCAGAATATCGGGCCAAGGGTGAGGAATCCTCCTTacatatcattattttcgaTGAACTGGATTCTGTTTTCAAGCAGAGAGGTTCAAGAGGTGATGGTACCGGTGTAGGTGACAATGTAGTTAATCAATTATTAGCCAAAATGGATGGTGTTGAtcaattgaataatattttggtTATTGGTATGACCAACCGTAAGGATTTAATAGATAGTGCTCTTTTACGTCCAGGTAGATTTGAAGTCCAAGTTGAAATTCATTTACCGgatgaaaaaggaagactCCAAATTTTCGACATCCAGACGAAGAAAATGAGGGAAAATAATATGATGAGCGATGATGTTAACCTAGCTGAGTTAGCTGCGTTAACAAAAAACTTCTCTGGTGCTGAGATTGAAGGTTTAGTAAAAAGTGCAAGTTCTTTTGCGATCAACAAAACCGTCAACATCGGAAAAGGTGCCACAAAGCTCAACACAAAAGATATAGCAAAACTTAAAGTAACAAGGGAAGACTTCTTAAATGCCCTCAATGATGTTACTCCCGCTTTTGGTATTAGCgaagaagatttgaaaacatGTGTAGAAGGTGGAATGATGCTTTATTCCGAACGTGTCAACtcaatattgaaaaacgGGGCCCGTTACGTCCGCCAGGTTCGCGAGAGTGATAAATCCAGATTAGTATCTCTATTAATTCACGGCCCTGCAGGGTCCGGTAAAACGGCTTTGGCCGCTGAAATTGCTCTGAAGTCTGGATTTCCATTTATCAGATTAATTTCACCCAATGAGTTATCAGGTATGTCAGAAAGCGCAAAAATTGCTTATATCGATAACACTTTTAGAGATGCATATAAATCTCCACTAAACATTCTTGTTATTGATTCATTAGAGACTCTGGTTGATTGGGTACCAATTGGTCCAAGATTTTCGAATAACATTTTACAAATGCTAAAGGTAGCGTTGAAACGTAAACCCCCCCAAGACCGTCGTTTGTTGATCATGACTACTACATCAGCTTATTCGGTACTTCAGCAAATGGATATTTTGAGTTGTTTTGACAATGAGATAGCAGTCCCCAATATGACCAATTTAGATGAACTGAACAACGTCATGATAGaatcaaaatttcttgatgaTGCTGGTAGAGTTAGAGTGATTAATGAGTTGTCACGGAGCTGCCCTAACTTCAATGTCGGTATTAAAAAGACTTTGACGAACATTGAAACTGCAAGGCACGATGAAGACCCTGTGAACGAGCTTGTTGAACTGATGACCCAATCCGCATAA
- the SPT7 gene encoding SAGA histone acetyltransferase complex subunit SPT7 (Subunit of the SAGA transcriptional regulatory complex~similar to YBR081C) translates to MTEKIPIKNYQRTHAKALLKLTEKLFNKDFFDLYLTSQQLVVLGYLLSIPSEEDKLKAWDYFLKGNITLNVEKLFSSIQEEEHSGTVFPAVDPPSDYISSQTIKDNNNTNINSNTSNENRVENQIEDKGDNAIANEDDFANNDEGDNVEEDLFKLDLEDLKQQISGTRFIGNLSLKIRYVLWQCAIDYMYCDHNEFDDENDTEYTLLDVEEKEDKEEIGKNDKPQNQESVSKLTEDEDYDDEDENYDEDSTEVKKADNVTKHPNSIFSSNIEIDDERRLMLNISISKETLSKLKTNNVEEIMGNWNKIYHSFEYDKETMIKRLKLEESDKMIEKGKRKRSRSNLEAATDEQDHEKINDEPDTNQELLTPEGSTFSDTGNKRPKQNNIDLTVNLGIENLSLKHLLSSIQPKKSQLGISDYELKHLIMDVRKNRSKWTSDERIGQEELYEACEKVVLELRNYTEHSTPFLNKVSKREAPNYHQIIKKSMDLNTVLKKLKSFQYDSKQEFVDDIMLIWKNCLTYNSDPSHFLRGHAIAMQKKSLQLIPMIPNITIRNRADLEKEIEDMEKDKDFELEEEEEVAGSGRKGLNMGAHMLAKKNDKTSEKGNSKTVKDETPINNDKLASAISEGEKEKDKTALSTETFDENGNKKENGENEEHDRIEKAGKTEDSTKDADVKKDTKDGPQGITAQSKDAEGNNEEEEEEDDDEDEDEDMADSQSYLLEKDDDRDDLEISVWKTVTAKVRAEICLKRADYFKNGKLNSDSEAFLKNPQRMKNFNQLFLEYKEQKALESYRQKIEQDSIMKNGFGTVLKQEDDDQLQFHNDHSLNGNEAFEKQPNDIELDDTRFLQEYDISNAIPDILYEGVNTKTLDKMEDASVDRMLQNGINKQSRFLANKDLGLTPKMNENITLIQQIRHICHKISLIRMLQSPLSAQNSRNNPNAFLNSHIYNYTIIDDSLDIDPVSQLPTHDYKNNRELIWKFMHKNVSKVAMANGFETAHPSAINMLTEIAGDYLSNLIKTLKLHHETNSLNRGTNAEMLQTTLLENGINRPDDLYSYVESEFGKKTKKLQDIKQKLENFLRALLRPTLQELSERNFEDESQSFFTGDFASELTGEDFFGFRELGLEKEFGVLSSSVPLQLLTTQFQTVDGETKVQAKKIQPEESDSIVYKKITKGMLDVGSYLNTLLPLLRKDYERSKAYIAKQNKSSANDRTSTTSTEDSFFVLLEEDQFVSKKTATKARLPPTGKISTAYKKKPIASAFILPEEDLGNDEKADPATTVNSRVHTENDVGSSLFSGTPQPLDSLDMEDPFDDTNMGSNSSFSLSLPRLNQ, encoded by the coding sequence AtgactgaaaaaataccaATAAAGAATTATCAAAGAACACATGCCAAAGCTTTACTTAAATTGACCgaaaaacttttcaataagGACTTTTTTGATCTCTATTTAACCTCCCAGCAATTGGTTGTTCTTGGATATCTACTGTCAATTCCAAGCGAAGAAGACAAACTCAAAGCATGGGATTATTTCTTAAAGGGAAACATAACATtaaatgttgaaaaattattctcATCgattcaagaagaagaacacaGTGGAACCGTCTTCCCTGCTGTTGATCCGCCATCAGATTATATATCATCACAAACAATTAAGGACAATAACAATACCAATATCAACAGCAATACCAGCAATGAAAATCGCGttgaaaatcaaattgaagACAAAGGTGATAACGCAATAGCAAATGAAGACGATTTTGCGAATAATGACGAAGGTGAtaatgttgaagaagacTTATTCAAATTAGACTTGGAGGATTTGAAGCAGCAAATAAGTGGGACAAGGTTCATTGGAAACCTATCCTTAAAAATCAGATACGTCTTATGGCAGTGCGCCATAGATTATATGTACTGTGATCATAATGagtttgatgatgaaaatgatacAGAATACACTCTATTAGATGTTGAAGAGAAGGAGGACAAAGAGGAAATTGGTAAAAATGACAAACCCCAAAACCAAGAAAGTGTTTCGAAGTTAACTGAGGATGAAGATtatgacgatgaagatgaaaattaTGATGAAGACAGTACAGAGGTAAAAAAAGCAGATAATGTTACAAAACATCCTaattctattttttcttctaatatTGAAATCGACGATGAACGACGCTTAATGCTAAAcatttcaatatcaaaagaaacacTATCAAAGTTAAAAACGAATAACGTAGAAGAAATCATGGGAAATTGGAACAAAATTTACCATAGTTTTGAATACGACAAAGAAACTATGATAAAGCGCTTAAAACTTGAAGAAAGCGATAAAATGATAGAGAAAGGAAAGAGGAAACGAAGTCGAAGTAATTTAGAAGCAGCTACCGATGAGCAAGATCATGAAAAGATAAATGATGAGCCAGATACAAACCAGGAATTACTAACTCCTGAAGGTTCAACATTCAGCGATACCGGAAACAAGCGCCccaaacaaaataatatagaTTTAACAGTCAATCTAGGCATCGAAAATTTATCACTAAAACACCTTCTATCATCTATTCAGCCAAAAAAATCCCAATTGGGTATATCAGATTACGAATTGAAACATTTGATTATGGATGTCAGAAAAAATCGGTCAAAATGGACATCAGATGAGAGAATTGGCCAAGAGGAGTTATACGAAGCCTGCGAAAAGGTTGTATTGGAATTGAGGAACTACACTGAGCATTCTACACCATTTCTGAATAAAGTGAGCAAAAGAGAAGCCCCAAATTATCatcaaatcatcaaaaagtCTATGGACCTGAATACtgttttgaagaaattgaaaagcTTTCAATATGACTCCAAGCAAGAATTCGTAGACGATATTATGCTAATATGGAAGAATTGCTTGACCTATAATTCAGATCCTTCACATTTTTTGAGAGGGCATGCTATTGCTATGCAAAAGAAATCTCTTCAGTTGATTCCCATGATTCCAAATATCACAATCCGAAACAGGGCtgatttagaaaaagaaattgaagatatggaaaaagataaagacTTTGAGTtagaagaggaggaagaagttgCTGGTTCTGGGAGGAAGGGACTAAATATGGGAGCTCATATGCtagcaaagaagaatgaCAAAACGTCTGAAAAGGGCAACTCTAAAACTGTCAAGGACGAAACACCAATCAATAATGACAAACTAGCTTCCGCCATATCtgaaggagaaaaagaaaaggataaaaCTGCCTTATCTACTGAAACTTTCGATGAAAACGgtaataagaaagaaaatggggAAAATGAGGAGCATGATAGGATTGAGAAAGCCGGTAAAACGGAAGATTCGACAAAAGATGCAGACGTCAAAAAGGATACAAAAGACGGTCCACAGGGTATAACGGCACAAAGTAAGGACGCAGAAGGAAACaatgaggaagaagaagaagaggatgatgatgaagacgaagacgaagacATGGCTGACTCCCAATCTTACTTACTTGAAAAGGACGATGATAGAGACGATTTGGAAATATCTGTATGGAAGACTGTAACCGCTAAAGTTCGTGCCGAAATCTGCTTAAAAAGGGCTGACTATTTTAAAAACGGAAAATTGAATAGCGATTCAGAagcatttttgaaaaacccacaaagaatgaaaaattttaaccAACTTTTCCTTGAATATAAAGAGCAGAAAGCTTTGGAATCATATCGTCAGAAAATAGAGCAAGACTCCATTATGAAAAATGGTTTTGGAACAGTACTAAAACAGGAGGACGATGACCAATTGCAATTTCATAACGATCACTCTCTAAATGGAAATGAGgcttttgaaaagcaaCCTAACGATATTGAGTTAGATGACACCAGATTCTTACAAGAATATGACATCAGTAACGCCATTCCTGACATATTATACGAAGGAGTAAACACTAAAACATTGGACAAGATGGAGGATGCCTCTGTGGACCGCATGCTTCAAAATGGTATTAATAAACAAAGCAGGTTTCTAGCTAACAAGGATTTGGGACTAACACCTAAAATGAACGAAAACATCACGCTAATTCAGCAAATTAGGCATATCTGCCATAAAATATCCTTGATTAGAATGTTACAGAGCCCTTTGTCGGCTCAAAACTCCAGAAATAATCCCAACGCTTTTCTCAATAGCCACATTTATAACTACACTATTATTGATGACTCGCTTGATATTGACCCTGTGTCCCAACTTCCGACCCATGATTACAAAAACAATAGGGAACTGATATGGAAATTCATGCATAAGAACGTATCCAAGGTTGCTATGGCTAATGGGTTTGAAACCGCTCATCCATCAGCGATAAACATGCTTACCGAAATCGCCGGGGATTACCTATCCAATCTGATCAAGACTTTGAAACTCCATCATGAAACTAACTCCTTAAATAGAGGAACAAATGCGGAAATGCTGCAAACAACATTGCTGGAAAACGGTATCAACAGGCCGGATGACCTATATTCCTATGTTGAATCTGAATTTGGCAAAAAAACTAAGAAACTTCAGGACATCAAGCAGAAGTTAGAGAACTTTTTAAGAGCCCTATTAAGGCCAACTTTGCAGGAGTTATCTGagagaaattttgaagacgAGAGCCAAAGCTTTTTTACCGGTGACTTTGCCAGTGAATTGACCGGTGAAGACTTCTTTGGTTTTAGAGAGCTTGGATTGGAAAAGGAGTTTGGAGTTTTGAGTTCTTCTGTTCCACTACAGTTATTAACCACTCAATTTCAAACTGTTGACGGAGAAACCAAAGTGCAGGCCAAGAAAATCCAACCGGAAGAATCAGACAGCATCGTGTACAAGAAGATTACGAAAGGTATGCTCGATGTTGGTTCGTACTTGAATACTCTACTTCCGCTATTAAGAAAAGACTATGAACGTTCTAAAGCCTATATAGCGAAGCAAAACAAGTCATCTGCGAATGATAGAACCTCGACCACCTCGACAGAAGACAGTTTCTTCGTCTTATTAGAAGAAGAtcaatttgtttcaaaaaagacTGCCACCAAGGCAAGATTGCCCCCTACTGGTAAAATAAGTACCGCatacaaaaagaaaccgATTGCAAGCGCGTTCATACTTCCAGAAGAGGACCTGGGAAACGACGAGAAAGCGGATCCAGCAACAACTGTAAATTCCAGAGTGCATACAGAAAATGATGTGGGTTCTTCCCTATTTTCAGGAACACCCCAACCACTGGATTCTTTGGATATGGAAGATCCTTTTGATGATACCAATATGGGCAGCAATAGTTCATTTAGCTTGAGCCTTCCTCGCCTTAATCAATAA
- the UBC4 gene encoding E2 ubiquitin-conjugating protein UBC4 (Ubiquitin-conjugating enzyme (E2)~similar to YBR082C), with translation MSSSKRIAKELSDLERDPPTSCSAGPVGDDLYHWQASIMGPADSPYAGGVFFLSIHFPTDYPFKPPKISFTTKIYHPNINANGNICLDILKDQWSPALTLSKVLLSICSLLTDANPDDPLVPEIAHIYKTDRPKYEATAREWTKKYAV, from the exons ATGTCTTCTTCTAAACGTATTGCTAAAGAATTAAGTGATCTAGAAAG AGATCCACCTACTTCATGTTCAGCCGGTCCAGTCGGCGATGATCTATATCACTGGCAAGCATCCATCATGGGACCTGCCGATTCCCCATATGCCGGCggtgttttcttcttgtctATCCATTTCCCAACCGACTACCCATTCAAGCCACCAAAGATCTCCTTCACAACTAAGATATATCATCCAAATATTAATGCCAACGGTAATATCTGTCTTGACATCCTGAAGGATCAGTGGTCTCCCGCTCTAACTCTATCGAAGGTCCTATTATCCATCTGCTCTTTGTTAACAGACGCCAACCCTGATGATCCTTTAGTGCCAGAAATCGCTCATATTTACAAGACTGACAGACCCAAGTACGAAGCTACAGCCAGAGAATGGACCAAAAAGTATGCTGTATAA
- the TEC1 gene encoding Tec1p (Transcription factor targeting filamentation genes and Ty1 expression~similar to YBR083W): MSLKGDDFGKDNSRNIESYTGRIFDVYIQKNSYSQSTLDDMFPETVVSNTACVKNEAEDDISLIDEHPQFELVNTGLGAKSEDLKSPSVKATFTDKQRKNEIPSISVSNYFPGQSSEASSTTESWTIGCDKWSEKVEEAFFEALRLIMKNGTTKIKIRNANFGRNELISLYIKHKTNEFRTKKQISSHIQVWKKTIQNKIKDSSTLSSKEEELLHLIEHGAEQTTENSNLFYDIFEEIIDSLPSISDSGSLTPKNLYASNNNNNALSVHSKLLTPITASNEKKIENFIKTNAASQAKTPLIYAKHIYENIDGYRCVPSKRHLEQLSPTEPHQGGRANKDSFSNKEAILESAKRIEIEQRKIINKYQRISRIQEHESNPEFSSNSNSGSEYESEEEVVPRSTTVAQLQTRPVPYYKNNGMPYPLSKVRGRPMYPRPAEDAYNPSYVQSLPQYQTSYFSQLLLSSPQHYEHSPHQRNFTPSNQSHGNFY; encoded by the coding sequence ATGAGTCTTAAAGGAGACGACTTCGGCAAGGATAATTCTAGGAATATCGAATCATATACTGGTAGAATTTTTGATGTATATATACAGAAAAATTCGTATTCACAGTCGACTTTAGATGATATGTTTCCGGAAACAGTTGTTTCAAACACTGCTTGTGTGAAAAATGAAGCGGAGGATGATATCAGTCTCATAGACGAACATCCTCAATTTGAACTGGTAAATACTGGGCTGGGTGCTAAATCGGAAGATTTGAAATCTCCATCAGTAAAAGCTACGTTCACTGATAAACAGAGGAAGAATGAAATACCAAGTATATCGGTAAGCAACTACTTCCCCGGACAAAGTAGCGAGGCCTCCTCTACAACGGAATCTTGGACCATCGGTTGTGATAAATGGTCAGAAAAAGTAGAAGAGGCATTTTTCGAGGCTCTTAGactaataatgaaaaacgGCACTACAAAGATAAAGATAAGAAACGCCAATTTTGGGAGAAACGAACTGATTTCATTGTATATTAAGCACAAAACCAACGAGTTCAGAACCAAAAAGCAAATCTCTTCCCATATTCAAGTCTGGAAAAAGACCATACAGAACAAAATTAAGGACTCATCGACCCTATCATCAAAGGAGGAGGAGCTCCTACACCTTATTGAACATGGCGCTGAACAGACTACTGAAAACTCAAACTTGTTTTATGACATATTCGAAGAAATCATCGACTCTTTACCTTCAATTAGTGATTCTGGAAGCTTAACCCCTAAAAATCTCTATGCaagtaataacaataataatgcATTGTCAGTACATTCAAAACTACTTACTCCAATCACTGCTTCGaacgagaaaaaaattgagaatttCATAAAAACTAATGCTGCATCTCAGGCCAAGACCCCCCTCATTTACGCTAAACACATTTATGAAAACATAGACGGCTACAGGTGCGTTCCGTCAAAGAGGCATCTTGAACAACTTTCACCTACAGAACCCCACCAGGGAGGTCGCGCCAATAAGGATAGTTTTTCTAACAAGGAAGCAATCTTGGAGAGTGCCAAAAGAATTGAAATAGAACAGAGGAAAATAATCAACAAGTACCAGAGAATTTCCCGCATACAAGAACATGAAAGCAATCCTGAGTTCAGTTCCAATTCCAATTCTGGTTCAGAATACGAATCAGAGGAAGAAGTAGTCCCTAGATCAACCACAGTCGCGCAACTCCAAACCAGACCAGTGCCATACTATAAGAATAATGGAATGCCCTACCCACTCTCCAAAGTACGAGGAAGGCCTATGTATCCGAGACCTGCTGAAGATGCTTACAATCCCAGTTATGTTCAAAGTCTGCCCCAGTATCAAACATCTTATTTTTCACAGCTGTTACTATCCTCACCCCAGCATTACGAACATTCCCCACATCAGAGGAACTTTACGCCATCCAATCAATCGCATGGGAACTTTTATTAA